From a region of the bacterium genome:
- a CDS encoding trypsin-like peptidase domain-containing protein, with amino-acid sequence MLTGRTWVGVALGLAMGAALGAVLLVTRGATPRHQGHGATTVPAGSVLPAPGPGEVDLGAERSNAIVRATRAVAPAVVAVNVVQQQTYRTPQMEMLERFGLVPRRDQFRYVQNLGSGVIVSADGLVVTNNHVVENAIQVLVTLSDGRRHQAVVLDRVERYDLAVLRIQAENLPVASLAHSDSLQIGEWAIAIGSPYGYLLADTQPTVTVGVISATNRDIKSQRHEVPYLGMIQTDAAINPGNSGGPLVNTRGEVVGINTFIFSDDGGGSVGLGFAVPASRVAAVIDEILTYGHYREARVGLSLRALDAVDVMSLRLTDPVGAYVEEVEADSAAWRAGLRQGDIIREIEGLRLDQSDAIYRFYYNARVGDRMRFKAERDGRIFDGEIVLAEE; translated from the coding sequence GTGCTCACCGGCCGCACATGGGTCGGGGTCGCGCTGGGGCTGGCCATGGGGGCGGCCCTCGGCGCGGTGCTGCTGGTCACCCGGGGCGCGACGCCGCGCCACCAGGGCCACGGCGCCACGACGGTGCCGGCCGGTTCGGTGCTGCCGGCGCCGGGCCCCGGCGAGGTCGACCTGGGCGCCGAGCGCTCCAACGCCATCGTGCGGGCGACGCGCGCCGTGGCCCCGGCCGTGGTCGCGGTGAACGTGGTGCAGCAGCAGACCTACCGCACGCCCCAGATGGAGATGCTCGAGCGCTTCGGCCTGGTGCCGCGCCGCGACCAGTTCCGCTACGTGCAGAACCTGGGCTCGGGGGTCATCGTCTCGGCCGACGGCCTCGTCGTGACCAACAACCACGTGGTCGAGAACGCCATCCAGGTGCTGGTGACGCTCTCGGACGGGCGCCGGCACCAGGCGGTGGTGCTCGACCGGGTCGAACGCTACGACCTGGCGGTGCTGCGCATCCAGGCCGAGAACCTGCCGGTGGCCAGCCTGGCCCACTCCGACTCGCTGCAGATCGGCGAGTGGGCCATCGCCATCGGCTCGCCCTACGGGTACCTGCTGGCCGACACCCAGCCCACCGTCACCGTCGGCGTCATCAGCGCCACCAACCGCGACATCAAGAGCCAGCGCCACGAGGTGCCCTACCTGGGCATGATCCAGACCGACGCGGCCATCAATCCGGGCAACAGCGGCGGCCCGCTGGTGAACACGCGGGGCGAGGTCGTCGGCATCAACACCTTCATCTTCTCGGACGACGGCGGCGGCAGCGTGGGGCTCGGCTTCGCGGTGCCGGCGTCGCGGGTCGCGGCCGTGATCGACGAGATCCTCACCTACGGCCACTACCGCGAGGCCCGGGTCGGCCTGAGCCTGCGGGCCCTGGACGCCGTGGACGTGATGAGTCTCCGCCTGACCGATCCGGTGGGCGCCTACGTCGAGGAGGTCGAGGCCGACTCGGCCGCCTGGCGGGCCGGCCTGCGGCAGGGCGACATCATCCGGGAGATCGAGGGTTTGCGTCTGGACCAGTCGGATGCCATCTATCGGTTCT
- the fsa gene encoding fructose-6-phosphate aldolase, with protein sequence MKFFIDTADLDAIKEIKALGMCDGVTTNPSLMAKEGNTDTDGLLKEICRVVQGPVSGEVTAVDAAGMIEEGRRLAKLDDHMVVKVPTTIDGLKATAALAADGIPVNCTLVFSASQALLVAKAGAAYVSPFVGRLDDVSEDGMQLISDIVDIYDNYDYETEIIVASIRHPLHVVDSALLGAHIATIPPSVIPKLAAHPLTDKGLAAFLADWDKLQGGR encoded by the coding sequence ATGAAGTTCTTCATCGACACCGCCGACCTCGACGCGATCAAGGAGATCAAGGCCCTGGGCATGTGCGACGGGGTCACGACCAATCCGAGCCTGATGGCGAAGGAGGGCAACACCGACACCGACGGGCTGCTGAAGGAGATCTGCCGGGTCGTGCAGGGGCCGGTCAGCGGCGAAGTGACGGCCGTCGACGCCGCGGGCATGATCGAGGAGGGCCGCCGCCTGGCCAAGCTGGACGACCACATGGTCGTGAAGGTCCCCACCACCATCGACGGCCTGAAGGCCACCGCCGCCCTGGCCGCCGACGGCATCCCCGTCAACTGCACCCTCGTCTTCTCGGCCAGCCAGGCCCTGCTGGTGGCGAAGGCCGGCGCGGCCTACGTGTCGCCCTTCGTGGGCCGCCTGGACGACGTCTCCGAGGACGGCATGCAGCTCATCTCGGACATCGTCGACATCTACGACAACTACGACTACGAGACCGAGATCATCGTGGCCTCGATCCGGCACCCGCTGCACGTGGTCGACTCGGCCCTGCTCGGGGCCCACATCGCCACGATCCCGCCGTCGGTCATTCCCAAGCTCGCGGCCCATCCCCTGACGGACAAGGGGCTGGCGGCATTCCTCGCCGACTGGGACAAGCTGCAGGGCGGCAGGTAG
- the truA gene encoding tRNA pseudouridine(38-40) synthase TruA, which produces MSGDAGIRLRLDLAYVGDRFRGWQIQPAARTVQGELRDHLERLLGRPEVPVGAGRTDAGVHARGQVAHVTVRDRDEAERVARALPRLCDRDLEVRAVREVSPHFHARFKAVARRYSYRILTRRDIFDPHAWYVYRPLDRAAMDAGAADFRGRHDFTSFCKATSLKQDGNVCDVAVCAFEWSDTCAIFHVEANRFLHHMVRNMVGTLVEIGRGERRPGDVPRALAARNRAAVGRMAPACGLFLEAVTYPEHTLDPAWRDPDAPRDEEFRNSGQTDTLPAEPEPDAGPDGPRSEP; this is translated from the coding sequence GTGAGCGGCGACGCCGGGATCCGGCTGCGGCTCGACCTGGCCTACGTGGGCGACCGCTTCCGCGGTTGGCAGATCCAGCCGGCGGCGCGCACGGTGCAGGGGGAGCTGCGCGACCATCTGGAGCGGTTGCTGGGCCGGCCCGAGGTGCCGGTGGGGGCGGGGCGCACCGACGCCGGCGTGCACGCCCGCGGCCAGGTCGCCCACGTGACCGTGCGCGACCGGGACGAGGCCGAACGCGTCGCGCGCGCCCTGCCGCGGCTCTGCGACCGGGACCTCGAGGTGCGGGCCGTGCGCGAGGTCTCGCCCCACTTCCACGCGCGCTTCAAGGCCGTGGCGCGCCGCTACAGCTACCGCATCCTCACGCGGCGCGACATCTTCGATCCCCACGCCTGGTACGTGTACCGCCCCCTGGACCGGGCGGCCATGGATGCCGGCGCGGCCGACTTCCGCGGCCGCCACGACTTCACCAGCTTCTGCAAGGCGACGTCGCTGAAGCAGGACGGGAACGTCTGCGACGTGGCCGTTTGCGCCTTTGAATGGTCCGACACCTGCGCTATCTTTCACGTCGAGGCGAACCGGTTCCTGCACCACATGGTGCGCAACATGGTGGGCACGCTGGTGGAGATCGGCCGCGGCGAACGGCGGCCGGGCGACGTGCCGCGGGCCCTCGCCGCCCGCAACCGCGCCGCCGTGGGGCGCATGGCGCCGGCCTGCGGCCTCTTCCTCGAGGCGGTCACCTATCCCGAGCACACGCTCGATCCGGCGTGGCGCGATCCGGACGCCCCGCGGGACGAGGAATTCCGGAACTCCGGCCAAACCGACACGCTTCCTGCCGAACCCGAACCCGACGCCGGCCCCGACGGGCCAAGGAGTGAGCCATGA